A region of Streptomyces sp. R44 DNA encodes the following proteins:
- a CDS encoding S41 family peptidase yields MPAGSAPFCIRPRGVVRGAVLTLVFTGVLATAAATGVLPRQESASAERRAVPARTPDGATVDSAALSRAAAAAMADGKSGKQAAEEFVSRSGDRWGAVYDKREYAEFEQALDGTYTGVGLSAGRSGEGGVRVTRVQAGGPAERAGLRVGDRLVSVDGRSVEGLSVSEVVSLLRGDGVPGSAVALRVERGRAVWTQTLRRARLATDPVTVRRLDDGTVLIRVAAFTKGAGTRVRDAVRAAPAGAGVLLDLRGNSGGLVAEAAVAASAFLDGGLVATYDVKGEQRAVYAEGGGDTGRPLVALIDGGTMSAAELLTGALQDRGRAVTVGSRTFGKGSVQMPSALPDGSVAELTVGHYRTPAGHAVDGRGIAPDLAVGERAEERARTVLSGLGGGS; encoded by the coding sequence ATGCCGGCCGGGTCCGCACCCTTCTGTATCCGGCCCCGTGGAGTCGTCCGCGGGGCCGTTCTGACGTTGGTGTTCACCGGGGTGCTCGCCACGGCCGCCGCCACCGGTGTGCTGCCCCGCCAGGAGTCCGCGAGTGCCGAGCGGCGGGCCGTCCCGGCCCGGACGCCGGACGGTGCGACCGTCGACAGTGCCGCGCTCAGCCGGGCCGCCGCCGCGGCCATGGCCGACGGGAAGTCGGGCAAGCAGGCCGCCGAGGAGTTCGTCAGCCGTAGCGGGGACCGCTGGGGCGCGGTGTACGACAAGAGGGAGTACGCCGAGTTCGAGCAGGCCCTCGACGGCACCTACACCGGGGTCGGGCTCTCCGCCGGGCGGTCCGGCGAGGGCGGGGTCCGGGTGACGCGGGTGCAGGCCGGGGGGCCCGCCGAGCGGGCCGGGCTGCGGGTCGGTGACCGGCTCGTGTCCGTCGACGGGCGGTCGGTCGAAGGGCTCTCCGTGTCCGAGGTCGTCTCCCTGCTGCGGGGGGACGGCGTTCCCGGATCGGCCGTCGCTCTGCGCGTCGAGCGCGGCCGGGCCGTGTGGACGCAGACCCTGCGCCGGGCCCGGCTCGCCACGGACCCGGTCACCGTCCGCCGTCTCGACGACGGGACCGTGCTGATCCGGGTCGCCGCCTTCACCAAGGGCGCCGGCACGCGCGTGCGTGACGCGGTGCGGGCGGCCCCCGCCGGCGCCGGGGTCCTCCTGGACCTGCGGGGCAACTCGGGCGGCCTCGTCGCCGAGGCCGCCGTCGCCGCCTCCGCCTTCCTCGACGGCGGTCTCGTCGCCACGTACGACGTGAAGGGCGAGCAGCGGGCCGTGTACGCGGAGGGCGGCGGCGACACCGGCAGGCCCCTGGTGGCGCTGATCGACGGGGGCACGATGAGCGCGGCCGAGCTGCTCACCGGCGCCCTCCAGGACCGGGGGCGGGCGGTCACGGTGGGCTCGCGGACCTTCGGCAAGGGGTCGGTGCAGATGCCGAGCGCCCTGCCCGACGGCTCGGTCGCCGAGCTGACCGTCGGCCACTACCGCACCCCCGCGGGGCACGCGGTCGACGGCCGTGGCATCGCGCCGGACCTGGCGGTGGGGGAGCGGGCCGAGGAGCGGGCGAGAACGGTATTGAGTGGCCTCGGAGGGGGCTCGTAG
- a CDS encoding UvrD-helicase domain-containing protein: MAAQEAVDTVRDREIGVEQEHLDQVYRRLEEKIHEAEFLMNDAAQRGQVGTPGALAERDAQVFRAGIHLNRLNNEFEDFLFGRIDLLYGKDGKKGPDGAYTSVEPAEDAVRPDNTAEIGETLHIGRIGVLDADYSPLVIDWRAPAAAPFYRSTPVDPGRVVRRRVIRSKGRQVLGVEDDLMRPELRATLDGRELPVIGDGALMAALGQARSHTMRDIVSSIQAEQDLVIRAPAASVTYVEGGPGTGKTAVALHRAAYLLYQDRRRYAGGILIVSPTPLLVSYTEGVLPSLGEEGQVAIRAVGSLVDGAEATAYDEPAVARVKGSSRMVHVLRKAARGALESPDAPQLLRVVAFGRRLELEADELRRIRHNVLGGTAPVNLLRPRARRLLLDALYAKSGAAGRHSDPELAAELRSSFDEDVSTEDSFLGFLDAWWPELTPRQVLDAMADERRLGRWARRILNPGEVRRLARSLRRRELSVHDVALLDELNTLLGAPARPRKKREYDPLDQLTGLEELMPVREETQRERAERLAAERTEYAHVIVDEAQDLTPMQWRMVGRRGRHATWTVVGDPAQSSWSDPDEAAEARDEALGSRPRRRFELTVNYRNPAEIAELAAKVLALAMPGKESPRAVRSTGVEPRFVPVPEKGDLAETVRLEAERLLTQVDGTVGVVVAMNRRDEAARWLAGLGDRVVALGSLEAKGLEYDATVVVSPAEIADESPAGLRVLYVALTRSTQALTVLAGDRDMPDEAGVPDLLRD, translated from the coding sequence GTGGCCGCGCAGGAAGCCGTGGACACGGTCAGAGACCGTGAGATCGGTGTCGAGCAGGAACATCTGGATCAGGTCTACCGCCGACTGGAGGAGAAGATCCACGAGGCGGAGTTCCTGATGAACGACGCCGCCCAGCGGGGCCAGGTCGGCACGCCCGGCGCCCTCGCCGAGCGTGACGCCCAGGTCTTCCGGGCCGGCATCCACCTCAACCGGCTCAACAACGAGTTCGAGGACTTCCTCTTCGGCCGGATCGACCTCCTGTACGGCAAGGACGGGAAGAAGGGGCCCGACGGGGCCTACACCTCCGTCGAGCCCGCCGAGGACGCCGTACGGCCCGACAACACCGCCGAGATCGGCGAGACCCTCCACATCGGGCGGATCGGCGTCCTCGACGCCGACTACTCGCCGCTCGTCATCGACTGGCGCGCGCCCGCGGCCGCGCCCTTCTACCGGTCCACGCCCGTCGACCCCGGCCGCGTCGTGCGCCGTCGCGTCATCCGCTCCAAGGGCCGCCAGGTCCTCGGCGTCGAGGACGACCTGATGCGTCCCGAGCTCCGCGCCACCCTCGACGGCCGCGAGCTGCCCGTGATCGGCGACGGCGCCCTGATGGCCGCCCTCGGCCAGGCCCGCAGCCACACCATGCGGGACATCGTGTCCTCCATCCAGGCCGAGCAGGACCTGGTCATCCGCGCGCCCGCCGCCTCCGTCACGTACGTCGAGGGCGGACCGGGGACGGGGAAGACGGCGGTCGCGCTGCACCGGGCCGCCTATCTGCTCTACCAGGACCGGCGGCGGTACGCGGGCGGCATCCTCATCGTCTCCCCGACCCCGCTCCTCGTCTCGTACACCGAGGGCGTCCTGCCCTCCCTCGGCGAGGAGGGCCAGGTCGCGATCCGTGCCGTCGGCTCGCTCGTCGACGGCGCCGAGGCCACCGCGTACGACGAGCCCGCCGTCGCCCGCGTCAAGGGCTCCTCCCGCATGGTCCATGTGCTGCGGAAGGCGGCCAGGGGCGCCCTGGAGAGCCCGGACGCCCCGCAGCTCCTGCGCGTCGTCGCCTTCGGGCGGCGGCTCGAACTGGAAGCCGACGAGCTCCGCCGCATCCGGCACAACGTCCTCGGCGGCACCGCCCCCGTCAACCTCCTGCGGCCCCGCGCCCGCCGGCTCCTCCTCGACGCGCTGTACGCCAAGTCCGGCGCCGCCGGCCGGCACAGCGACCCCGAGCTCGCCGCCGAGCTGCGCTCCTCCTTCGACGAGGACGTCTCGACGGAGGACTCGTTCCTCGGCTTCCTCGACGCCTGGTGGCCCGAGCTCACTCCCCGTCAGGTCCTCGACGCGATGGCCGACGAGCGGCGGCTCGGCCGCTGGGCCCGCCGGATCCTCAACCCGGGCGAGGTGCGGCGGCTCGCGCGTTCGCTGCGCCGCCGGGAGCTGTCCGTCCACGACGTCGCCCTCCTCGACGAGCTGAACACCCTGCTCGGCGCCCCGGCCCGGCCCCGCAAGAAGCGGGAGTACGACCCGCTGGACCAGCTCACGGGCCTGGAGGAGCTGATGCCCGTACGGGAGGAGACCCAGCGGGAGCGGGCCGAGCGGCTCGCCGCGGAGCGCACCGAGTACGCGCACGTGATCGTCGACGAGGCCCAGGACCTGACGCCCATGCAGTGGCGGATGGTCGGGCGGCGCGGCCGGCACGCCACCTGGACGGTCGTCGGCGACCCGGCGCAGTCCTCCTGGTCGGATCCGGACGAGGCCGCCGAGGCCCGGGACGAGGCCCTCGGCTCCCGGCCGCGGCGCCGCTTCGAGCTCACCGTGAACTACCGGAACCCGGCGGAGATCGCCGAGCTCGCCGCCAAGGTCCTCGCGCTCGCCATGCCGGGCAAGGAATCGCCGCGCGCCGTCCGCTCCACGGGCGTCGAGCCCCGCTTCGTACCGGTGCCGGAGAAGGGCGATCTGGCCGAAACCGTACGTTTGGAAGCGGAGCGGCTGCTCACCCAGGTGGACGGAACCGTCGGTGTCGTCGTCGCCATGAACCGGCGGGACGAGGCCGCGCGCTGGCTCGCCGGCCTCGGCGACCGGGTGGTCGCCCTCGGCTCCCTGGAGGCGAAGGGGCTGGAGTACGACGCGACGGTGGTCGTCTCGCCCGCCGAGATCGCGGACGAGTCCCCGGCCGGCCTGCGGGTCCTGTACGTGGCCCTCACCCGGTCCACGCAGGCGCTCACGGTGCTCGCGGGCGACCGTGACATGCCGGACGAGGCGGGGGTCCCGGACCTGCTGCGGGACTGA
- a CDS encoding LysR family transcriptional regulator codes for MSTDPRLLRAFTAVAEELHFTRAAARLYVAQQALSRDIRRLERELGAELFVRTTRQVALTPDGERLLPYARRVLAAHDELSDAFRAAPRPLLVDLNSPDLVQERILLRARELAPEQELMARYESGLTGAAQSILAGRIDTSFGRYGGLDARLRSRLDSQFVRYEPMAVVLREDHPLAALPEVPLARLAGLRIYAGAGNDRTPEWTDLAARLFAGRDIEVAPPAPLAVGHEEFRRLMAKYGDPVLAVVDFPSMPNCVIRPLVDPVPLSPVSLVWRKGLRHPGLDALRRAAAELGARESWLERPPGSWLPEGEPGLPA; via the coding sequence GTGTCCACCGACCCGCGTCTGCTGCGCGCCTTCACCGCCGTCGCCGAAGAGCTGCACTTCACCCGCGCCGCCGCCCGTCTCTACGTCGCCCAGCAGGCCCTCAGCCGCGACATCCGGCGCCTGGAGCGGGAGTTGGGCGCCGAACTCTTCGTACGGACCACCCGGCAGGTCGCCCTCACCCCCGACGGCGAACGCCTCCTCCCGTACGCCCGCCGGGTGTTGGCCGCCCACGACGAGCTGAGCGACGCCTTCCGCGCCGCGCCCCGGCCGCTCCTCGTCGACCTCAACAGCCCCGACCTCGTCCAGGAGCGCATTCTCCTCCGGGCCCGTGAACTCGCCCCCGAACAGGAGCTGATGGCCCGCTACGAGAGCGGGCTCACCGGCGCCGCGCAGTCCATCCTCGCCGGCCGGATCGACACCTCCTTCGGCCGGTACGGAGGACTCGACGCCCGGCTCCGGTCGCGGCTCGACTCCCAGTTCGTCCGGTACGAGCCGATGGCCGTGGTCCTGCGCGAGGACCACCCCCTCGCCGCGCTGCCCGAGGTGCCGCTCGCCCGCCTCGCCGGCCTGAGGATCTACGCCGGAGCCGGAAACGACCGCACGCCCGAGTGGACCGACCTCGCCGCCCGCCTCTTCGCCGGCCGGGACATCGAGGTCGCCCCGCCCGCACCGCTCGCCGTCGGGCACGAGGAGTTCCGCCGGCTCATGGCCAAGTACGGCGACCCGGTCCTCGCCGTCGTCGACTTCCCGTCCATGCCGAACTGCGTGATCCGGCCACTCGTCGACCCCGTCCCCCTCTCACCCGTGAGCCTCGTGTGGCGCAAGGGACTCCGCCACCCCGGCCTGGACGCCCTGCGCCGGGCCGCCGCGGAGCTGGGCGCCCGGGAGAGCTGGCTGGAGCGCCCGCCCGGCTCCTGGCTGCCCGAGGGCGAGCCCGGCCTGCCCGCGTAG
- a CDS encoding NAD-dependent malic enzyme has product MATAPSVSYSMTVRLEVPASGTAVSQLTTAVESHGGSVTGLDVTASGHEKLRIDVTIAATSTAHADEIVAQLRTIEGVVLGKVSDRTFLMHLGGKIEMASKHPIRNRDDLSMIYTPGVARVCMAIAENPEDARRLTIKRNTVAVVTDGSAVLGLGNIGPMAAMPVMEGKAALFKRFADIDAWPLCLDTQDTDEIVAIVKAIAPGFAGINLEDISAPRCFEIEARLREALDIPVFHDDQHGTAIVVLAALTNALRVVGKGIGDVRVVMSGAGAAGTAILKLLIAAGVKHAVVADIHGVVHAGREDLVDAAPGTPLRWIADNTNPEGVTGTLKQAVVGADVFIGVSAPNLLGAEDVAAMAEGAIVFALANPDPEVDPAAARQTAAVVATGRSDFPNQINNVLVFPGVFRGLLDAQSRTVNTEMMLAAATALADVVTEDELNPNYIIPSVFNDKVAGAVAGAVRNAAKAAGSGTAPGGR; this is encoded by the coding sequence ATGGCAACGGCGCCCAGCGTCTCGTACTCGATGACGGTCCGGCTGGAGGTTCCCGCCAGCGGAACCGCGGTCTCCCAGCTCACCACGGCGGTGGAGTCCCACGGCGGATCCGTCACCGGCCTCGACGTGACCGCCTCCGGCCACGAGAAGCTCCGCATCGACGTCACCATCGCCGCGACCTCCACCGCGCACGCCGACGAGATCGTCGCGCAGCTGCGCACCATCGAGGGCGTCGTCCTCGGCAAGGTCTCCGACCGTACGTTCCTGATGCACCTCGGCGGCAAGATCGAGATGGCGTCGAAGCACCCCATCCGCAACCGTGACGACCTCTCCATGATCTACACCCCGGGCGTCGCCCGCGTGTGCATGGCGATCGCCGAGAACCCCGAGGACGCCCGCCGCCTCACCATCAAGCGCAACACCGTCGCGGTCGTGACCGACGGCTCCGCCGTCCTCGGCCTGGGCAACATCGGCCCGATGGCCGCGATGCCGGTCATGGAGGGCAAGGCGGCCCTGTTCAAGCGCTTCGCCGACATCGATGCCTGGCCGCTCTGCCTGGACACCCAGGACACCGACGAGATCGTCGCGATCGTCAAGGCGATCGCCCCGGGCTTCGCGGGCATCAACCTGGAGGACATCTCCGCGCCCCGCTGCTTCGAGATCGAGGCCCGGCTGCGCGAGGCCCTCGACATCCCCGTCTTCCACGACGACCAGCACGGCACCGCCATCGTCGTCCTCGCCGCCCTCACCAACGCGCTGCGCGTGGTCGGCAAGGGCATCGGCGACGTACGGGTCGTCATGTCCGGTGCCGGCGCGGCCGGTACGGCCATCCTGAAGCTGCTGATCGCGGCGGGCGTCAAGCACGCCGTCGTCGCCGACATCCACGGTGTCGTGCACGCGGGCCGCGAGGACCTGGTCGACGCCGCCCCCGGCACCCCGCTGCGCTGGATCGCCGACAACACCAACCCCGAGGGCGTCACCGGCACCCTCAAGCAGGCCGTCGTCGGCGCGGACGTGTTCATCGGCGTCTCGGCGCCGAACCTGCTCGGCGCGGAGGACGTCGCCGCCATGGCGGAGGGCGCCATCGTGTTCGCGCTCGCGAACCCCGACCCGGAGGTCGACCCGGCCGCCGCGCGGCAGACCGCCGCCGTCGTCGCCACCGGCCGTTCGGACTTCCCGAACCAGATCAACAACGTGCTCGTCTTCCCGGGCGTCTTCCGCGGTCTGCTCGACGCCCAGTCCCGTACCGTCAACACGGAGATGATGCTGGCGGCGGCCACCGCCCTCGCCGACGTGGTCACCGAGGACGAGCTCAACCCGAACTACATCATCCCGTCGGTCTTCAACGACAAGGTCGCCGGCGCGGTCGCCGGAGCCGTCCGGAACGCGGCGAAGGCCGCGGGTTCGGGCACGGCGCCCGGCGGGCGCTGA
- a CDS encoding MFS transporter produces the protein MPQPDLTLTPAGPALAPRYRDRPAVLPRHRDRHRPAALPRNPYLRLFTHPGTRAFTAGNLIARLPMGMFGVSAVIMIAAAYGSYALAGAVTATGLAVGSVTGPLIARLVDRYGQARIAVPATAYAVLGHLVLLLCVHEKAPAWALFLTTAVTATTPNTGGMSRARWAHLFRDDPDALHTANAFEQAADELCYMIGPVLAAVLCSALFPEAGTLTAAALFLGGVLVFAAQRSTEPPVAPRTTAGSPLRAPGMAPLLAVFLATGAVFGSMEVVTLAYVDSPVAGPVLALQAAGSCAAGLLYGRARRTARLRTCLAAMTVLMAMPLLAASTGFLHALAVGLLLAGMATAPTMVTGMGLVQRLTPAAQLNEGMTLAVTALLAGIATGSATGGWAADHAPFASFGFLIPVTAAAVALTLCATTGVGRRAAR, from the coding sequence ATGCCGCAACCGGACCTCACCCTCACCCCGGCGGGCCCGGCCCTCGCCCCCCGCTACCGCGACCGGCCCGCCGTCCTCCCCCGCCACCGCGACCGCCACCGGCCCGCCGCCCTCCCCCGCAACCCCTACCTCCGCCTCTTCACCCACCCCGGCACCCGCGCCTTCACCGCCGGGAACCTGATCGCCCGGCTGCCCATGGGCATGTTCGGCGTCAGCGCCGTGATCATGATCGCGGCGGCGTACGGCTCCTACGCCCTGGCCGGCGCTGTCACCGCCACCGGCCTCGCCGTCGGCTCCGTCACCGGACCGCTGATCGCCCGGCTCGTCGACCGGTACGGCCAGGCCAGGATCGCGGTCCCGGCCACCGCCTACGCGGTCCTGGGCCATCTGGTCCTGCTGCTCTGCGTCCACGAGAAGGCCCCCGCCTGGGCGCTGTTCCTCACGACCGCCGTCACCGCGACCACCCCCAACACGGGCGGCATGTCCCGGGCCCGCTGGGCGCACCTCTTCCGGGACGACCCGGACGCGCTGCACACCGCCAACGCCTTCGAGCAGGCCGCCGACGAGCTCTGCTACATGATCGGCCCGGTGCTCGCCGCCGTCCTCTGCTCGGCGCTCTTCCCGGAGGCGGGCACGCTCACCGCGGCCGCCCTCTTCCTCGGCGGCGTCCTGGTCTTCGCCGCCCAGCGCTCCACCGAACCCCCGGTCGCCCCCCGCACCACGGCCGGCTCCCCGCTGCGCGCCCCCGGCATGGCGCCGCTGCTCGCGGTCTTCCTCGCCACGGGAGCGGTCTTCGGCTCCATGGAGGTGGTCACCCTCGCGTACGTGGACAGCCCCGTCGCGGGACCGGTCCTCGCCCTCCAGGCCGCGGGCTCCTGCGCGGCCGGCCTCCTCTACGGCCGGGCCCGCCGGACGGCCCGGCTGCGCACCTGCCTGGCCGCGATGACCGTCCTGATGGCGATGCCGCTGCTCGCCGCCTCGACCGGCTTCCTGCACGCCCTGGCCGTCGGCCTCCTCCTGGCGGGCATGGCGACGGCGCCGACGATGGTGACGGGCATGGGCCTGGTCCAGCGCCTCACGCCCGCGGCCCAGCTCAACGAGGGCATGACCCTCGCCGTGACCGCCCTCCTGGCGGGCATCGCGACCGGTTCGGCCACCGGCGGCTGGGCCGCCGACCACGCGCCCTTCGCCTCCTTCGGCTTCCTGATCCCGGTGACGGCGGCGGCGGTGGCCCTGACCTTGTGCGCGACGACCGGGGTCGGCCGCCGCGCAGCGAGGTGA
- the smpB gene encoding SsrA-binding protein SmpB, which translates to MAKGLVNVQGKPAKKTDKAPERKLIAQNKKARHDYHIIDTYECGVVLMGTEVKSLRMGRASLVDGFVQIDGHEAWLHNIHVPEYMQGSWTNHHAKRKRKLLLHRAEIDKLESKSQETGHTIVPLSLYFLNGRVKCEIALAKGKKEYDKRQTLREKQDTRETNRAIASARRRQRAAQAAERG; encoded by the coding sequence ATGGCAAAGGGACTCGTGAACGTGCAGGGCAAGCCTGCGAAGAAGACGGACAAGGCGCCGGAGCGCAAGCTCATCGCGCAGAACAAGAAGGCGCGGCACGACTACCACATCATCGACACCTACGAGTGCGGTGTGGTGCTCATGGGCACCGAGGTGAAGTCGCTGCGCATGGGCCGGGCCTCGCTGGTGGACGGCTTCGTCCAGATCGACGGCCACGAGGCGTGGCTGCACAACATCCACGTGCCCGAGTACATGCAGGGCAGCTGGACCAACCACCACGCGAAGCGGAAGCGGAAGCTGCTGCTGCACCGGGCCGAGATCGACAAGCTGGAGTCGAAGTCGCAGGAGACGGGTCACACGATCGTGCCCCTCTCGCTGTACTTCCTGAACGGCCGGGTGAAGTGCGAGATCGCGCTGGCCAAGGGCAAGAAGGAGTACGACAAGCGGCAGACGCTGCGGGAGAAGCAGGACACGCGCGAGACGAACCGGGCGATCGCGTCGGCCCGTCGGCGGCAGCGGGCGGCCCAGGCCGCCGAGCGCGGTTAA
- a CDS encoding HU family DNA-binding protein produces the protein MNRSELVAALADRAEVTRKDADAVLAALAETVGEVVAKGDEKVTIPGFLTFERTHRAARTARNPQTGDPIDIPAGYSVKVSAGSKLKEAAKGK, from the coding sequence ATGAACCGCAGTGAGCTGGTGGCCGCCCTGGCCGACCGCGCCGAGGTGACCCGCAAGGACGCCGACGCCGTGCTGGCCGCTCTCGCCGAGACCGTCGGTGAGGTCGTCGCCAAGGGTGACGAGAAGGTCACCATCCCCGGCTTCCTGACCTTCGAGCGCACCCACCGTGCCGCTCGCACCGCTCGTAACCCGCAGACCGGCGACCCGATCGACATCCCGGCCGGCTACAGCGTGAAGGTCTCCGCGGGCTCGAAGCTCAAGGAAGCCGCCAAGGGCAAGTAA
- a CDS encoding nitrate/nitrite transporter has protein sequence MGGRWIERWEPEDETFWREKGEKIARRNLLFSVLSEHIGFSVWSLWSVMVLFMGPQYGVDPAGKFFLIATATFTGALIRIPYTFAVARFGGRNWTVVSALLLLLPTALAFAVMRPGTSYTTFVLVAALTGVGGGNFASSMTNINAFFPLRKKGWALGLNAGGGNIGVPVVQLVGLLVIGTAGALHPRIVLGVYLPLIVVAAVCAALFMDNLAPVKNDTGAAKEAVRARHTWIMAFLYIGTFGSFIGYSFAFGLVLQTQFGRTPLQAASLTFIGPLLGSLIRPVGGTLADRHGGARITLWTFAAMATATAVVIYASVIESLAVFLVGFIGLFVLSGLGNGSTYKMIPAIFLAQGHRKGLAGEAAEAYGRRLSGASMGLIGAVGALGGLGINLAFRQSFQTAGTGTGAFVAFLAFYAACMVVTWAVYLRAPAAVPETAAAVTEPEPRSGYARV, from the coding sequence ATGGGTGGCCGCTGGATCGAACGCTGGGAACCGGAGGACGAGACCTTCTGGCGGGAGAAGGGGGAGAAGATCGCCCGGCGCAATCTGCTCTTCTCCGTGCTCTCCGAGCACATCGGCTTCTCCGTATGGAGCCTCTGGTCGGTCATGGTCCTCTTCATGGGCCCGCAGTACGGGGTCGACCCGGCCGGGAAGTTCTTCCTGATCGCCACCGCGACCTTCACCGGCGCTCTGATCCGGATCCCGTACACCTTCGCCGTCGCCCGCTTCGGCGGCCGGAACTGGACGGTCGTCAGCGCTCTGCTGCTCCTGCTGCCCACCGCCCTCGCCTTCGCGGTGATGCGGCCCGGCACCTCGTACACGACCTTCGTCCTGGTGGCGGCGCTCACCGGCGTCGGCGGCGGCAACTTCGCCTCCTCCATGACCAACATCAACGCCTTCTTCCCGCTCCGGAAGAAGGGCTGGGCCCTCGGCCTCAACGCCGGCGGCGGCAACATCGGCGTCCCCGTCGTCCAGCTCGTCGGCCTCCTCGTCATCGGCACCGCCGGGGCACTGCACCCCCGGATCGTCCTCGGCGTCTACCTGCCGCTGATCGTCGTCGCCGCCGTCTGCGCCGCGCTCTTCATGGACAACCTCGCCCCGGTGAAGAACGACACCGGCGCCGCGAAGGAGGCCGTGAGGGCCCGGCACACCTGGATCATGGCCTTCCTCTACATCGGCACCTTCGGCTCCTTCATCGGCTACAGCTTCGCCTTCGGCCTCGTCCTCCAGACCCAGTTCGGCCGCACCCCGCTCCAGGCCGCCTCGCTCACCTTCATCGGCCCGCTCCTCGGCTCCCTCATCCGGCCCGTCGGCGGCACCCTCGCCGACCGGCACGGCGGCGCCCGCATCACCCTGTGGACCTTCGCCGCGATGGCCACCGCGACCGCCGTCGTGATCTACGCCTCCGTGATCGAGTCCCTCGCCGTCTTCCTCGTCGGCTTCATCGGGCTCTTCGTCCTCAGCGGGCTCGGCAACGGCTCCACGTACAAGATGATCCCGGCGATCTTCCTCGCCCAGGGACACCGCAAGGGCCTCGCGGGCGAGGCCGCCGAAGCCTACGGACGACGGCTCTCCGGGGCCTCCATGGGCCTCATCGGAGCCGTCGGCGCGCTCGGCGGACTCGGCATCAACCTCGCCTTCCGCCAGTCCTTCCAGACCGCCGGCACCGGCACCGGCGCCTTCGTCGCCTTCCTCGCCTTCTACGCGGCCTGCATGGTCGTCACCTGGGCGGTATACCTTCGGGCCCCGGCCGCCGTCCCCGAGACCGCCGCCGCGGTCACGGAGCCGGAGCCCCGGTCCGGCTACGCTCGGGTGTGA
- a CDS encoding uroporphyrinogen-III synthase — protein MDEQEHGPLAGFTVGVTAARRADELIALLRRRGAAVVHGPALRIVPLADDTELLAATKELIGHAPDVVVATTAIGFRGWVEAAEGWGYGEELLDVLRRVELLARGPKVKGAVRAAGLTESWSPSSESMAEVLDRLLAEGVAGRRIALQLHGEPLPGFVEALTAGGAEVVGVPVYRWMPPEDIGPLDRLLDATLARGLDAVTFTSAPAAASLFSRAAERGVRDDLVAALRHDVLAVCVGPVTALPLQAEGIDTYQPERFRLGPLVQLLCRELPGRARVLPVAGHRVEVRGHAVLVDGALRPVPPAGMALLGLLARRPGWVVSRADLLRALPGAGRDEHAVETAMARLRTALGTPKLIQTVVKRGYRLALDASPESKYDG, from the coding sequence ATGGACGAGCAAGAACACGGCCCCCTCGCCGGCTTCACCGTCGGCGTCACCGCGGCACGCCGCGCCGACGAGCTGATCGCGCTGCTGCGGCGGCGCGGCGCGGCCGTCGTCCACGGCCCCGCCCTGCGGATCGTCCCCCTGGCCGACGACACCGAGCTCCTCGCCGCCACCAAGGAACTCATCGGCCACGCCCCGGACGTCGTCGTCGCCACCACGGCGATCGGCTTCCGGGGCTGGGTCGAGGCGGCGGAGGGCTGGGGGTACGGGGAGGAGCTCCTCGACGTGCTGCGTCGTGTGGAGCTCCTCGCCCGGGGCCCCAAGGTCAAGGGCGCCGTACGGGCCGCCGGACTCACCGAGTCCTGGTCGCCCTCCTCGGAGTCCATGGCCGAGGTCCTCGACCGGCTCCTCGCCGAAGGCGTGGCCGGTCGGCGGATCGCGCTCCAGCTGCACGGGGAGCCCCTGCCCGGCTTCGTGGAGGCCCTGACGGCGGGCGGCGCGGAGGTCGTCGGCGTCCCCGTCTACCGGTGGATGCCGCCCGAGGACATCGGGCCGCTCGACCGGCTCCTCGACGCGACGCTCGCGCGGGGCCTCGACGCGGTGACCTTCACCAGCGCGCCGGCCGCCGCCTCCCTCTTCTCCCGGGCGGCGGAGCGGGGGGTACGGGACGACCTCGTCGCCGCGCTCCGGCACGACGTGCTCGCGGTGTGCGTGGGGCCCGTGACGGCGCTGCCGCTGCAGGCGGAGGGCATCGACACGTACCAGCCCGAGCGGTTCCGGCTCGGGCCGCTCGTGCAGCTCCTCTGCCGGGAGCTTCCCGGGCGGGCGCGGGTCCTGCCGGTCGCCGGGCACCGGGTCGAGGTCCGCGGGCACGCGGTCCTCGTCGACGGCGCCCTGCGGCCCGTCCCGCCCGCCGGGATGGCCCTCCTCGGCCTCCTGGCCCGCCGGCCCGGCTGGGTCGTCTCCCGCGCCGACCTCCTCCGCGCCCTGCCCGGCGCGGGGCGCGACGAACACGCCGTGGAGACGGCGATGGCCCGCCTCCGCACGGCCCTCGGCACGCCGAAGCTGATCCAGACGGTGGTGAAGCGGGGGTATCGGCTGGCGCTGGACGCGTCCCCGGAGTCGAAGTACGACGGCTAG